The window TGGCAAGCAGCACGGCGATCGCAGCCGAGCCGAGATAAGTCTTGATGGTCATGAACGTATCCTCCGTTTTTATATTGTCAGTCTTCTAGTGCGAGAATGGATAGAGCTTCCAGTAAGCCTTGATCTGCCGCCAGCGGTGCGCGAGCCCGTCGGGTTCGAAGATCAGAAACAGGATGATGATGCCGCCGATGGCGATCTCGCGCAGAAAAGTCAGGTTGTTGTTGAGCTGCAGCGCCTGATCGATGGCGCTGCCCTTCAGCCCGGCGCTCAGCCACTGCATCGTCTCCGGCAGGATCACCACAAAAGCCGTGCCCATCAGCGTGCCCATGATCGATCCGGTGCCGCCGATGATCACCATGGCGAGGAAGATGATCGAGCGGTCGATGCCGAAGCCTTCGTTCGACACCACCAGCTGGTAGTGCGCATAGAGCGCGCCGCCGACGCCGGCGAAGAACGCAGCCAGGCCAAACGACAGGGTGCGGTATTTGGTGAGGTTGATCCCCATGATCTCGGCAGAGAGATAATGGTCGCGTACCGCCACCAGTGCGCGGCCGTCGCGGGTGCGCATCAAATTGGTGACCAGCACGAAGCAAACGATCACATAGGCCAGCACCACGTAGAAAAATTGCCGGTCGTTGCGCGCGACATAACCGAAGATCGAGAACGGCTCAGCCATCGCCGGCACGGTGCCGCCGGTGAACCAGTCGGCGCGAGCGAAGAAGTCGAGCAGGATGTATTGCGCCGCCAGCGTCGCGATCGCGAGATAGAGGCCTTTCAGGCGGGCTGCGGGCAGCCCGAAGACCAGCCCGACCAGGGCGGTGACGGCCCCGGACAGCGGGATCGAGAAGAACACCGGCACCGACAGCTTGCTGGAGAGATAGGCCGAGGTGAAGGCGCCGAGCAGGAAGAACGCGGCATGGCCGATCGAGATCTGGCCGGTGAAGCCCACCAGGATATTGAGGCCGAGCGCGGCGATACCGAACATGCCGATCTGGATCAGGAGCGCCACCCAGTAGTCGCTGATGAACCAGGGTGCGATGCAGATCAGCACGATGCCGAGCAGCAACGCGTTGCGACTGGCGGTCGTCGGGAAGATCGTGGTGTCGACGGCATACGAGGTGCGGAAGTCGCCGGCGGGGAGAATGGATTGTCCTGCCATGATCAGATCCGCTCGATGTCTTTGGTGCCGAACAGGCCGTACGGCTTGATCATCAGGATGATGATCAGCACGTAGAACGGCGCTACTTCGAACAGGTTGCCCCAGTGCAGATATTCGCCGTCGATGAACTGGGCGAAGTTTTCCAACAGGCCGATGATGATGCCGCCGATCACCGAGCCGACGATGCTGTCGAGCCCGCCGAGGATCACGGCCGGAAACACCTTGATGCCGTAGGCGGAGAGGCCCGACGACACGCCGTTGACCACCGCGACCACGATTCCCGCCACCGCGGACACCGTTGCCGAGATCGCCCAGGCCATGGCGAACACGCTTTTCACCGAAATGCCGAGGGACTGCGCCACCTGCTGGTTGAATGCGGTGGCCCGCATCGCCAGACCATATTTGGAGGCACGGAAGAACCAGGCCATGCCGGCCATCATGGCGACCGAGACCACCAGGCTGAGCACATAGACGGTCTGCAGTTGCAGGCCAAGGAAGCTGACGGTCTCGCTGCGGAAGATCCGCGGGAACGGCTGCGGGTTGACGCCGAATACCCATTTCATCAGCGCCTGCAGGATGGTGGACAGCGCGATGGTGACCATAATGACAGAGATGATCGGCTCGCCGATCATCGGGCGCAGGATCACGAGCTGCACTGCGATGCCGAACACAAACATGAACACCAGCGTGATCGGCATGCCGAACCAGAACGGGATCTGGTATTTGGTGAGCAGTGCCCAGCACACCCAGGCGCCGACCAGCAGCAGCTCGCCCTGTGCGAAGTTGACGACCTGGGTGGCCTTGTAGATCAGCACGAACGACATCGCGACCACGCCGTACAGCGTGCCGACCACGAGGCCGTTGACAAGAAGCTGGAACAGCAGGTGCATGTTCATCGCGGGCGCATCATCCTATTCGGCAGCTTGCGGGATGGAACGGTTGCGCAAGAGGTCGACCACGGCGAGGGTGGTGCGGATGCGCTGGGTGGTGCCGTCCTGGAAGCGGATCACGGTGTCGATGTCGATGTCGGGCCGGTCGCCATAGATCGCATCGATGATGTCGGCATACTTTTCGTTGATGACGCCGCGGCGGACCTTGCGGGTGCGGGTCAGTTCGCCGTCGTCGGCATCGAGCTCCTTGTAGAGCAGCAGGAATTTGGCGATGCGCTGCGCCGGCGGCAGCGTGGCGTTGACCGCCTCGACCTCCTTGCGCAGCAGCGCATAGACCTCCGGGCGCGAGGCCAGATCCGTGTAAGTGGTGAACGAGATCCGGTTCTTTTCCGCCCACTTCGAAATGATCGAGTAGCGGATGCAAATCATGGCGGCGAGCTGGCTGCGGCCGGCGCCGAGCACCACGGTCTCCGCAATGTAGGGCGAGAACTTCAGCTTGTTCTCGATATATTGCGGCGAGAAGCGGTCGCCTTGAATGGTTTCCGCCAGGTCCTTGATGCGGTCGATCACCACAAGCTGCTTGTCGGCGTTGAAATAACCGGCATCGCCGGACAGCATCCAGCCGTCGCGCATGTCCGCGGCCGAGCCTTCCGGGTTCTTGTAATATCCCAGATACATGTTGGGGTGACGCACCACGATTTCGCCGACGCCGTTGGGGTCCGGATTTTCGATGCGGATCTCGATGTCGTCGGCCATCGGCACGCCGGTGGTGTCGGGATCGACATGATCCGGTTTGTGCAGGGTGTAGGCGCCGAGCAGTTCGGTCTGGCCGTACAGCGTGCGCAGCGGCACGCCCATGGCGCGGAAGAACTTGAAGGTGTCGGGACCGAGCGCGGCGCCGCCGGTGGCGGCCGAGCGCAACCGGGTGAATCCCAGGCGGTCCCGCAGCGCGCGGAACAGGACGGCGTCCGCCACGGCCGAGCGGCGTCCCTGCGCCAGCGCGGCGAGGCCGCTTTTCATGCCGAGTTCGTACAGGCTCTGCTTGAGCGGAGAGGCATCCATGACGCGGGCGCGGACATCGGCGGCAATCGATTCCCAGATCCGCGGCGCGAACAGCACGAAGGTCGGCGCGATTTCGCGGAAATCGTTCATCATGGTGTCGGCCTGCTCGACGAAGTTGACCTTCATCCGGCACAGCAGGCCTTTGCCCAGCACATAGACCTGCTCCATGATCCAGGGCAGCGGCAGCACCGAGACGTATTCGTCGTCGGGCCCCTTCGGATCGAATGCGAGATATGTCGCGCAGTGACGCAGCACGCGTCCGGGCGCCAGCATCGCGAGCTTGGGATGCGATGTGGTGCCGGAGGTGGTGCAGAGAATGGCCGCCGCATCGCCGCGGGTGGCGTCGACCAGCCGGTCATACAATCCGGGGTCTTTGGCGCCGTGTTCACGGCCGAGCGCCGCGAGCTTGTCGGCCTCGATCAGCCTGGGATCGTCGTACTTCCGCATGCCGCGCGGATCGGAATAGACGATGTGTTTCAGGTGAGGGGCGCGATCGCCCAGGCCCAGCAGCTTGTCGACCTGCTCTTCATCCTCGGCGAACACCAGCTTGGTTTCGCCATAGTTGAGCAGATAGCCAACCTCTTCCTCGAGCGCATCGCGGTACATGCCGAGGCTGAGGCCGCCGATGGCGTGGGTGGCGATCTCGCCTGCGACCCAGTCAGGCCGGTTGTCGCCGATGGTGCCGATGACATCGCCGGCGCCAAGGCCGAGCGCGGCCATGCCCAGGGTGAAGTCGTGGACGCGATCGTGATAGTCGTTCCAGGTGAATTCACGCCACAGCCCAAAATCCTTTTCGCGCAGCGCGATCTCGCTGCCGTGCTCCCTGGCATTGAGCCGCAGCAGCTTGGGATAGGTGTCGGCCTGGGCGACGCGTCCGGCGTAATCCATCATGTGGTCAGCTCCGCCGGCACCGCGTCGTCGGGGCTGACCAGCAGTTCGTCTTCCTCGCCGAGATAGGCGCGCTTGACATGCGGGTCGGCGAGCACCGCTTCCGGATCGCCTTCAGCGATCTTGCGGCCGAAATCGAGCACCATCACGCGGTGGGAGATGTCCATCACCACGCCCATGTCGTGTTCGATCATCATCACCGTCATCCCGAACTCTTCGTTCAGGTCGACGATGTAACGCGCCATGTCTTCCTTCTCTTCGAAATTCATGCCGGCCATCGGCTCGTCGAGCAGGATCAGCTGCGGCTCCAGCGCCATGGCGCGAGCCAGCTCGACGCGCTTGCGCAGGCCGTAGGACAGCGTGCCGGCGGTCGCCTTGCGTACCGACTGCAGATCGAGGAAGTCGATGATCTCTTCCACCTTGCGGCGGTGCTCGAGCTCCTCGCGCCGCGCGCCGGTCAGCCAGTAAAGCGAGCCGGTGAGGAAGTTGTTCTTCAGCAGATGATGGCGGCCGACCATGATGTTGTCGAGCACGCTCATATGGTGGAACAGCGCGAGGTTCTGGAAGGTGCGGCCGATGCCGAGGCCGGGGCGGGCATTGGGATTGAGGCCGGTGATGTCCCGGCCACGATAGTGGAGAGTGCCTTCAGTCGGCCGATAACGTCCGGAAATGCAATTGACCATCGAGGTCTTGCCGGCACCGTTGGGGCCGATGATCGAGAACAGCTCGCCTTCGTTGACGGCAAAGCTGACATCGCTCAGCGCGCGCACGCCGCCGAAGCGCAGCGACACGTTGCGCACCTCGAGTGCCGTTTCTCCCTTGACCGGGCCGTCCTTGACCAAGCCGTCCTCCCCTTGGAGCGCATTTGCGCTTTGATCCCCGGACTATGCTGTCCGGTGTTTTTCAAAATTATACGGATCAGGTCCGCTAACCTATTCAACTTAGGGCATGATCCCGGAAATGAAAATCGGTCTCCATATCCGGACAATGCGCCGCCTGAGGCGCCAACCGGCAGTCCGCGCCCGGTGCTTGGCTCTCACGGGTGGGGCAGGTCGTTCCAGCGTTTAGGTGACACAACTTCCAAAAATTTCGGGCGTGCGCCTGTCTTGAGAAACTTTTGGCGAGCTGTTGGCACTGCACAATAGCGCAAGTGTTCTGGACGGGGTCATTCCCCGTAACCGGCAAGGCCCGCCAGATCGAGCACGGTGACCCCGCCGCGCTCGACGCGCAGCAGGCCCTTGGCTTCCAGAAGCTTCAGGGCTTCGTTGGTGTGCTGCCGCGACAGGCCCGCAAGCAAACCCAGCTCTTCCTGGGTGATATCAAAGTGCGTTGCGGCATTGGGACAAAGCACGGGATTGAACAGCCAGGCGATGTTGCGGGCCACCCGGCCGGGTGCGGAGAGCATGCGGTCGTATTCCACCAGCGCGATGAACTGGCTGATCCGTTCGTTGAACTGCCGGATCAGGAACCGGTTGAAGGCCGGGCTGTTTTCATACAGCCAGAAGAAGGTGGTACGATTCATCTGCGCCACGCGCGCATCGCGCAACGCCACCAGGTCGTAGCGGCGCGGCTCGTCCTTCAGCATCGAGCCCTCGCCAAGCCAACTGCCGGCCCGGCAACCGGCCAGCGAGGTGGCTTTGCCGGAACTCGACATCGTGCCCATCTTGATGACGCCCTCGACCACGCCGGTCCAGGAGTCGAGCCGGTCGCCGCGGTGGCAGATATAGTCGCCTTTGGCGAAGGTCTTTTCGACAATGCCCCGGCGCGCCTGCTCGATTTCGCTCTCATTCAGGTCGTGCGCCCAGAATGCGATCATGCGCAGGCGCTCGGCGGAAATCATGGGCTTCGGTCGCTCCCTGGCTCGCGGCATCGGCCTTTGAGCCGAACGGCGGCGATCAACCGCTTTGGGGCAGTGTCGCAGGCCCAATCATACTTGGGAATGCGGATCAGTGCACAACCGATCTGACTGTTTTCCAGTCTTGAGGCTTGCGTTGGGTGGCTGGCGTTCCGCTCAGACCTCCAGCCACTCCTTGCGGACGGCGTCGTTGGCTTTGAGTTCCGCTGGCGTGCCCTCGAACACCACCCGACCGTGGCCCATCACATAGACCCGGTGGGAAATCCGCATCGCGATCGACAGTTTCTGCTCCACCAGCAGGATGGCGACGCCGCGCCGGGCGATTTCGGCGATCAGGTCGCCGACCTGCTGTACGATCAGCGGCGCCAGCCCCTCGGTCGGCTCGTCGATCATGACGAGTTCGGGATCCCCCATCAGGGTGCGGCAAATTGTCAGCATCTGCTTTTCGCCACCCGAGAGCACGCCGGCGGCGGTGTCGGCCCGGTTGGCCAGATTCGGGAACATGCCGAGCATGTCCTCGAGTTTCCACTTGCCGGGGCGGCGCGGATCCTTGACCCCCATCAGCAGGTTCTGCCGCACCGTCAGCGACGGGAAGATGTCCCGGTTCTCCGGGACATAGCCGAGCCCGAGGCGGGCGATGCGGTGGTTTGGCAGTCCGGCGATGTTCTGGCCCTTGAAGCGGATGACGCCGTGCGGCGGCACTTCGCCCATGATCGCCTTCACGGTGGTGGAGCGGCCGACGCCGTTGCGTCCGAGCAGGCTGACCACTTCGCCGGCGTCGATGTGCATGTCGACGCCTTGCAGGATGTGGCTTTTGCCGTAATAGGCGTGCAGATCTTGAACCTCGAGCATCAGGCTGCCTCCTCGCCGAGATAGGCTTCCTTGACCTTCGGATTGTTGCGGATTTCGTTTGGCGTGCCCGAGGCGATGATCTGGCCGTAGACCAGCACCGAGATGCGGTCGGCGAGCCCAAATACAACGCTCATGTCGTGCTCGACGATCACCAGGGTGCGGCGCTCGGTGAGACGGCGGATCAGGTCGACGGCGCGTTCGGTCTCCGCATGGCTCATGCCGGCGGTTGGCTCATCCAGCAGGATGACGTCGGCGCCGCCGGCGGTGGTGATGCCGATCTCGAGCGCACGCTGTTCCGCGTAGGTGAGCAATCCGGCCGGGACGTCGCGCCGGGCGGTCAGGCCGATCTCCTCCAGGATCTGCGCGGTGCGGTCCCGCACCTCGGGCAGCCGGTCGACATTCTTCCAGAAGGCGTAACGGTGGCCGGTGGCCCACAGTACGGCGCAGCGGATGTTCTCCCACACACTCATGTTGGCGAATACGTTGGTAACCTGGAAGCTGCGCGACAATCCGCGCCGGTTGATCTGGTAGGGCGGCAGCCCCGAAATCACCTGGTCACGCAGCAGCACTTCGCCTGATGTCGGCGTGATGTAGCCGCTGATCAGGTTGAAGGTGGTCGACTTGCCGGCGCCGTTCGGCCCGATCACAGCGTGGCGTTCGCCCTGCGCCACGGTCAGATTCAGGTCGCGGATGATAGCGACGTTGCCGAAGCTCTTGTTGACGTTGCGAACGGTGATGGCGGGTGAGGTCGAGGGGGAACTTGCTGAAAGCTGTGTCATGCGAGAAAGCCTTTCTCGCGCGCGGCGGTCATGGCGGTGTCCCAGGCGTGGGCGACATATGTCCAGGTCTTGCGGGCCACGATGTATCCGACGACGATCAGCGCGGCGGCGAGCCCCCAGATCAATGGGCTTGCGGCATTGAAGCTCATGCCGAACGCCTTGATGTTGGGATCGTCGCTGGCATTCACGGTGTGATGCACCACAATCTCGATGGCGAGCACGAGGCCGGCGAGCATTGCAGCCGTCGGCACCAGCGCCGCCAGATAGGACCGCAATACCGTTCCGATCATGCCGGCGCGCAGCACCGGGCGGTGCTTCATCAGCAGGCCGGCGATGCCGCCGGGCGCGAACATGATCACTGCGATGAAGATCAGGCCGAAATAGAGCTGCCACACCGAGGTGAGGTCGCTGAGCGCCAGCGACAGATAAGTGACGAAGATCGCGCCGATGATCGGTCCGATGAACAGGCCGACGCCACCGATATAGGCCGCGAACAGCACGGTGCCGGACTGCACGGCGCCGAGATAGGCGGAGTTGGCGATCTCGAAATTGATGGCCGAGAGCGCGCCGGCGATACCAGCGAAGAAGCCGGCGAAGCAGAACGCGATGTAGCGGATCATATGTGGGTCGTAACCGACGAACTGCACCCGTTCGGGGTTGTCGCGCACCGCATTGCACATGCGACCCCAGGGCGTGCGGGTCAGCGCATACATCAGGATCATGGCGATCAGCGTCCAGGCCGCGACCAGATAATAGATCTGGATCTGCGGGCCGAAGCTCCAATCGAACAGCCGGAACAGTTTGGTGCGGTTGGCGGTGATGCCGGCTTCGCCGCCGAAAAAGCTGCGCAGGATGAGCGCGGAAGACGCGACCAGTTCGGCGACGCCGAGCGAGATCATCGCAAAGGCCGTGCCGCTGCGCCGGGTCGAGACCCACCCCAAGATCATCGCGAATATCAGGCCGGCGACACCGCCGATCAGCGGCACCAGCGGCAGCGGGATCGGCAGCTTGGACGATGCGATCAGGTTCATGCCGTGCACGGCGAGAAAGCCGCCGAGCCCGTAATACACCGCATGGCCGAACGACAGCATTCCGGTCTGTCCCAGCAGGATGTTGTAGGACAGCGCGAAGATGATGGAGATGCCGATCAGGCTGAAGGTGGTCAGCGCGCCGCCGGAGGAGAAGATGCGCGGCAGCACCAAGAGCGCGACGGCGACGGCAATCCACAGGCCGTAGAATTTGACGCTGTCGGATCGGGTCGAGCGGGCGGGAAGGCTGGGGGCGGAAATCTCGCTCATGTTTCGCGTGTCCCCAGCAGGCCCATCGGGCGGAAGGTCAGGATCAGAACCAGCAGGACGTAAGGCAGGATCGGCGCGATCTGCGCCACCGTGACGTTCCAGATGTCGGCCAGCAGCGTGTGTCCGGGGCCGAGCGGTCCGAATACGCTGGCCAGCGACCCGTTCATGGACACGGCGAAGGTCTGCAGCAGGCCGATCAGCAGCGAGGCGATGAAGGCGCCGGGCAGTGAACCCAGCCCGCCGACCACCACCACCACGAACAGGATTGGCCCGAGCAGGCCCGCCATATTCGATTGGGTCACGAGTGCCGGCCCGGCGATGACACCGGCCACCGCCGCAAGCGCCGTTCCAAAGCCGA is drawn from Bradyrhizobium prioriisuperbiae and contains these coding sequences:
- a CDS encoding ABC transporter ATP-binding protein; this translates as MTQLSASSPSTSPAITVRNVNKSFGNVAIIRDLNLTVAQGERHAVIGPNGAGKSTTFNLISGYITPTSGEVLLRDQVISGLPPYQINRRGLSRSFQVTNVFANMSVWENIRCAVLWATGHRYAFWKNVDRLPEVRDRTAQILEEIGLTARRDVPAGLLTYAEQRALEIGITTAGGADVILLDEPTAGMSHAETERAVDLIRRLTERRTLVIVEHDMSVVFGLADRISVLVYGQIIASGTPNEIRNNPKVKEAYLGEEAA
- a CDS encoding branched-chain amino acid ABC transporter permease gives rise to the protein MAGQSILPAGDFRTSYAVDTTIFPTTASRNALLLGIVLICIAPWFISDYWVALLIQIGMFGIAALGLNILVGFTGQISIGHAAFFLLGAFTSAYLSSKLSVPVFFSIPLSGAVTALVGLVFGLPAARLKGLYLAIATLAAQYILLDFFARADWFTGGTVPAMAEPFSIFGYVARNDRQFFYVVLAYVIVCFVLVTNLMRTRDGRALVAVRDHYLSAEIMGINLTKYRTLSFGLAAFFAGVGGALYAHYQLVVSNEGFGIDRSIIFLAMVIIGGTGSIMGTLMGTAFVVILPETMQWLSAGLKGSAIDQALQLNNNLTFLREIAIGGIIILFLIFEPDGLAHRWRQIKAYWKLYPFSH
- a CDS encoding branched-chain amino acid ABC transporter permease, which codes for MNMHLLFQLLVNGLVVGTLYGVVAMSFVLIYKATQVVNFAQGELLLVGAWVCWALLTKYQIPFWFGMPITLVFMFVFGIAVQLVILRPMIGEPIISVIMVTIALSTILQALMKWVFGVNPQPFPRIFRSETVSFLGLQLQTVYVLSLVVSVAMMAGMAWFFRASKYGLAMRATAFNQQVAQSLGISVKSVFAMAWAISATVSAVAGIVVAVVNGVSSGLSAYGIKVFPAVILGGLDSIVGSVIGGIIIGLLENFAQFIDGEYLHWGNLFEVAPFYVLIIILMIKPYGLFGTKDIERI
- a CDS encoding ABC transporter ATP-binding protein, giving the protein MLEVQDLHAYYGKSHILQGVDMHIDAGEVVSLLGRNGVGRSTTVKAIMGEVPPHGVIRFKGQNIAGLPNHRIARLGLGYVPENRDIFPSLTVRQNLLMGVKDPRRPGKWKLEDMLGMFPNLANRADTAAGVLSGGEKQMLTICRTLMGDPELVMIDEPTEGLAPLIVQQVGDLIAEIARRGVAILLVEQKLSIAMRISHRVYVMGHGRVVFEGTPAELKANDAVRKEWLEV
- a CDS encoding long-chain fatty acid--CoA ligase, whose amino-acid sequence is MMDYAGRVAQADTYPKLLRLNAREHGSEIALREKDFGLWREFTWNDYHDRVHDFTLGMAALGLGAGDVIGTIGDNRPDWVAGEIATHAIGGLSLGMYRDALEEEVGYLLNYGETKLVFAEDEEQVDKLLGLGDRAPHLKHIVYSDPRGMRKYDDPRLIEADKLAALGREHGAKDPGLYDRLVDATRGDAAAILCTTSGTTSHPKLAMLAPGRVLRHCATYLAFDPKGPDDEYVSVLPLPWIMEQVYVLGKGLLCRMKVNFVEQADTMMNDFREIAPTFVLFAPRIWESIAADVRARVMDASPLKQSLYELGMKSGLAALAQGRRSAVADAVLFRALRDRLGFTRLRSAATGGAALGPDTFKFFRAMGVPLRTLYGQTELLGAYTLHKPDHVDPDTTGVPMADDIEIRIENPDPNGVGEIVVRHPNMYLGYYKNPEGSAADMRDGWMLSGDAGYFNADKQLVVIDRIKDLAETIQGDRFSPQYIENKLKFSPYIAETVVLGAGRSQLAAMICIRYSIISKWAEKNRISFTTYTDLASRPEVYALLRKEVEAVNATLPPAQRIAKFLLLYKELDADDGELTRTRKVRRGVINEKYADIIDAIYGDRPDIDIDTVIRFQDGTTQRIRTTLAVVDLLRNRSIPQAAE
- a CDS encoding Crp/Fnr family transcriptional regulator, which produces MISAERLRMIAFWAHDLNESEIEQARRGIVEKTFAKGDYICHRGDRLDSWTGVVEGVIKMGTMSSSGKATSLAGCRAGSWLGEGSMLKDEPRRYDLVALRDARVAQMNRTTFFWLYENSPAFNRFLIRQFNERISQFIALVEYDRMLSAPGRVARNIAWLFNPVLCPNAATHFDITQEELGLLAGLSRQHTNEALKLLEAKGLLRVERGGVTVLDLAGLAGYGE
- a CDS encoding ABC transporter ATP-binding protein, giving the protein MRNVSLRFGGVRALSDVSFAVNEGELFSIIGPNGAGKTSMVNCISGRYRPTEGTLHYRGRDITGLNPNARPGLGIGRTFQNLALFHHMSVLDNIMVGRHHLLKNNFLTGSLYWLTGARREELEHRRKVEEIIDFLDLQSVRKATAGTLSYGLRKRVELARAMALEPQLILLDEPMAGMNFEEKEDMARYIVDLNEEFGMTVMMIEHDMGVVMDISHRVMVLDFGRKIAEGDPEAVLADPHVKRAYLGEEDELLVSPDDAVPAELTT
- a CDS encoding branched-chain amino acid ABC transporter permease, whose product is MSEISAPSLPARSTRSDSVKFYGLWIAVAVALLVLPRIFSSGGALTTFSLIGISIIFALSYNILLGQTGMLSFGHAVYYGLGGFLAVHGMNLIASSKLPIPLPLVPLIGGVAGLIFAMILGWVSTRRSGTAFAMISLGVAELVASSALILRSFFGGEAGITANRTKLFRLFDWSFGPQIQIYYLVAAWTLIAMILMYALTRTPWGRMCNAVRDNPERVQFVGYDPHMIRYIAFCFAGFFAGIAGALSAINFEIANSAYLGAVQSGTVLFAAYIGGVGLFIGPIIGAIFVTYLSLALSDLTSVWQLYFGLIFIAVIMFAPGGIAGLLMKHRPVLRAGMIGTVLRSYLAALVPTAAMLAGLVLAIEIVVHHTVNASDDPNIKAFGMSFNAASPLIWGLAAALIVVGYIVARKTWTYVAHAWDTAMTAAREKGFLA